ATGGTTTTGATCTAATTCTTCTTGAGAAATAAAATGCACATCGACTTGGTCATAGGGGGCGAAGTAATCAGGCATGGTCTTGATCGCTTTGGCAACTTGGTCTGGATCAGCGCCCTCTTCCAAGACCGCATAGACTTCACGACTATGGGCAGTCGCTTGTTGGTAATCAATAGGGTCACCAGCCTTTGCTGCCTCTAGCATGGCTTGATTAGGCACGGTATATTGAATAGCTGCCTTGACGCCATCTACCCGACGTACTGCATCAGAATGGCCTTGGCTAACCCCTCTGCCCCAAAAAGTATAGGTTTGCCCTTGCGGTAAGATTGTTTCAGCTAATAAGCGGTTAAGTGAGAACAGACCTGGATCCCAACCCGTAGCAATCACAGAGACATGGCTATTTTCTTTAGCAAGTTGATCCATTTGATCGAAGTATTCTGGAATCTTATCGTGGTTATCGTAGGCATCCACGGTATTAAAGTTTTCCGCTAGACGAGGCGCTTGAACAGGAATATCAGATTGAGAACCACCACATAAAATTAGGACATCAATTTTGTCTTTAAAGTCAAGAATGTCATTAATTTGATAGGCCGGGCTCTTTGTATCTAATTGCTCAGGCTGGCGTCTAGTAAAAATTCCTAACAATTCCATATCTTCCGCTGCATTAACTGCAATTTCCACGCCTTTACCTAAATTACCATAGCCAACAATACCAACTTTTATCATTTTTGTTTCCTCCTTTAAATTCTAATAAAACTAATCTTCTTTATTCTTATAATTATAGTCGTTTCTGAGCAAATCTTGGTAGCTTTCTCGTTTGACAGCCAAATAAGATTGCCCATCCTCGACAAAGACCAGGGCTGGACGTCCCAGACGATTATAATTCGAACTCATTGTATAAGTATAAGCCCCTACTCGAGGAATCACCAAGAGGTCCCCGATCCGAGCCTCTGGCAAGGGAGCATCTTGAACCAACTGGTCACCAGTTTCACACAATTTTCCTGCCACGCGATACTCCCCTTCGACCTCATCATTCATCCGATTAGCTAAAGCCGCTTCATATTTGGCTTGATATAGGGCTGGGCGAATATTGTCTGACATCCCACCATCGACAAAGACAAAAGGTTTTCCAGCCAGGGTATGTTTGACACCCCCAACGCTATAAAGAGCTGTCCCGAAATCATTAATTAAGGCCCGTCCCGGCTCAATGCTTACGGTATCGATATGCTCTAAGCCATATTGATTAATTGCTGCTTCAATGACCTGAATGTAGCTTTGTAAAAATTTCTCATAATCAAAAGGACGATCTGCTTGGCTATAGTACACACCAAAACCGCCGCCCAGGTTAATCTCTCTTACCTGGCAGCCGGTTTCTTCTTCCATTTGCCGACAGAATCCCAACATTAAATCGGCTTCTTCAAAGAAGAATCTTTCTTCTAATATTTGTGAGCCGATATGGCAATGGAAGCCGGCAAAGTCGAACCAATCGCTCTTAACCATCTCTTTAACCAAAGCCACCGTATCCTCATCATGGCTACTCATACCAAATTTAGAATCATCGCGGCTGGTTTGGATATATTTATGGGTGCTTGCTTCAATCCCTGGATTAATTCTCAAAAGGACCTTAGCCTGTTTATTAAGGGATTTAACAATTTTTTCTACTTTATAAAAATCAGTCTGGCTATCAATAACAAATGTTCCAATCCCTTGCTCAAGAGCTAGAATGATCTCTGACTCTGTTTTATTATTGCCATGGAAATATATTTTTTCACCTGGAACACCAGCTGCCAAAAGGGTGTAAATTTCCCCACCACTAACGGCATCAAGATAACAGCCCTGTTCATTGATTAGTTGAGCGATATAAAGGTTTAAAAAGGCCTTGGAGGCATAGATAATATGAGTAGTAAACTTTTTAGAATGGAAGCCATTGATAAATGTTTTCGCTTGATCTTTAATCCCCTTTTGATCATAAATATAAAGCGGAGTTCCGTACTCTTCCTTCAGACGAGAAACAGGAATATCGGCAATGTTTAATTCATTATTAACCACTTGCATGTGTTGCGTCAGTTTCATATTTTGCCTCCTAGATATTTTTCATGATACTAACTATTTTACCCTAAAAACTGCTTTTAGTGATCAAATTGTCAGTCTACTCATTAAATTTATTGAAAGATTAGCAATATATAAGCTAAAAGTCAACAAAAAATATATTACGGATAAGAAGCCAATATTAGAAACAATTTTTAACTTTTATTAAAAAGCTATAACTTTTAAACAATAATTATTCAGAACATTCATGTTAGAATAGAGATACGAAAATTAGTATTCCAGTAATCAATAATATTGTAAGGGCTTCCTTTTACTTTATGAGTGGATTATGGTAAAATACTATTTCTATATAAGATATCGGGGAGTGAGTTTTTAATGAAAAAGACACAACTAAGAAAGGCCTTTGTCGAAGAATTAAAGACCTTAGATGGTCAATTTACACGTATGGGCATCGATACTACTAAAGCTATTGAAGAAGCTGTTGATGCGCTTCTCAACCATGATAATGAAGCCGCTGAAAAAGTGATTAAAAATGACGAAAAGATTAATGCATATGAAGTGGCCATTGATAAGGAATGTTTTCGGCTAATTTCCCTACAAAGCCCTATCGGCGATGAATTACGCTTTATTATTTCCATCATCAAGGCCAGTGCTGACCTTGAAAGAATGGGCGACCATGCCGTCTCTATTGCAAAAGGAGCTCTACGGATCGCAGATGAACCCCGTTTAGAAAATATTGAATCTGACCTAGAAATAATGACTGATACAGTCATTGAAATGGCCGAGCTAGCTGTTAACGCCTTTGTTACCCGTAATGACCAACAAGCTAAGGCAGCAGCAGAAATGGACGCCAAAGTTGACCACTACTTTGATAAACTAATCCCACAAGTCGTGTCAGATATGAAGAAGGATAACAGCTTAGTGGTAACTGGTGCTTCATATATTTCCATGATTTCTAATCTAGAACGCATGGGTGACTACGTGACCAACCTCTGCGAACGCATTATCTATTTAGATGAAGGCAAGGTTGTCGACCTTAACGGCTAAATAAGAAAATATAATTTTCACTTTATTAGGTGCTGATGAACATTATGGTTTATCAGCACTTTTTATATATTCTTTTTATTATTGACGCGCATAAGAATTAGTGAAAAACAAAAAAAGCTGTGAAAATCACAGCCTTTGTCTTAGCCACACCGATCTCAATACGGTTTGGTTATTTATCATTGACTTGATAAGCCTCTAATAAGCTATAGGCTTTCTATGAATAACTCCTAATTATTGGGCATAAACCTTTTTAAAAGATTTTTGCTTGATCCCGGGAATGGTTAACATGACCACAAAAGAGAAGATATAAAGACATGATAGGAAGAGCATAACCATGGTCACATTACCATGTTCCATAATGATCCCAATAATCATTGAAGAAAATCCACCTACTGCTCGTCCAACGTTTAAGATTAAATTATTGGCCATACTTTGGACGGACTTGGGGTATAGGTAAGAAACCGTTGCTCCATATCCCGGGAACATCCCATTGACAAAGAATCCCATCATGGCTCCGCCAAATAGCATTCCAAGTGGTGAGGTAATTTGGCTAAACAAGTAGACACCAAACGCTGATGCAAGTAAGAAAGCACCAAACATTAGCCGAGGGCCAAATTGGTCAAATAGTCGGCCAAAGACAACCATCCCTAAGGACATGCCCACAATGGTACTAATCATCCATAATGATGAACCTTGCACACTGAGGCCGGCTTGTTCTTGCATAATGGTTGGCAACCAATTCATCATGCCAAAGTAGCCAGCAATTTGAACCGTACACATTAACATGAGGGCAATGGTTTGGTAACTGGTCCGCAAGTCTTTAAATAAAACAGCAAAATTAATTTTTTCACTTTTATCGAGAGCTGAATCATTTTTTACCGGGTAAAATTCTTTTTCATCTTTAATAGCTACTTGCATGTATAATACAAGGAGTAAAGGAGCGAGACCAAATAAGAACAATCCGCGCCAACCTAGGTGACTCAAGAATAATCCCGCTAGAGCAGCTGAAGTAATCGAGCCGACTTGGCCAGCTACCCCATTTAAAGCAGAAATCCGTCCCATTTTATGAACGGGGACAATTTGAGCCATGATTCCTAAAGCGATTCCGTACTCACCACCGACACCAACACCGGCAATGAAACGTAAGATATAAAGCATAGTGATCGAAGGCGCAAAAGCAATTGCTCCTGAAGCTAAAGAAAAGATAAGCAGGGTTATCTTTAAGATGTTTAGCTTATGGTAACGGTCACCCAGATATCCAAAAATTAATCCACCTAATAACATCCCCAAGTTAGTTATGGTAGCGATAGCTCCCGCTTGAGCACCTGATAGTGAAAACTCACTAATAATGCTTGCCATTGAAAAGGATAGAAACATTACGTTGAGGTCATCGGTACCTGAGGCAATGATACTTGAAATAACAGCTTTTTTCTTATTTTCCATTTTTACACTCCTTAAACAAATACTCACAGGTATTTATTATTTAACTCTTTTGACTGTTAGCAGTCACATTTACTCATTGGAAGACTGGTTCAGTTGACGGTGCCAATCCAAGATATTGTCCATGTCTGCTTGGCTAAAGTCATGTTTTTCTTTAGCGACTTCTAATAAACTATGAAAATTGCTCAGTACGGCTAGAGGAATATCAGCAGCTTGGAAGTTTTTCTTGGCCCGATCCAACTCATAGGTGAAAATCGCAGCAACGCCAATCACTGAACACACTTTAGCAACGGGTTGACAAGCTTCCAAGACGCTACCACCTGTTGAAATGAGGTCATCAATCAATACCACTTGGTCGTCA
This genomic window from Aerococcus sp. Group 1 contains:
- a CDS encoding diaminopimelate dehydrogenase, which encodes MIKVGIVGYGNLGKGVEIAVNAAEDMELLGIFTRRQPEQLDTKSPAYQINDILDFKDKIDVLILCGGSQSDIPVQAPRLAENFNTVDAYDNHDKIPEYFDQMDQLAKENSHVSVIATGWDPGLFSLNRLLAETILPQGQTYTFWGRGVSQGHSDAVRRVDGVKAAIQYTVPNQAMLEAAKAGDPIDYQQATAHSREVYAVLEEGADPDQVAKAIKTMPDYFAPYDQVDVHFISQEELDQNHQGIPHGGEVVRQGQTSADHHAVYNFALQLGSNPEFTGAVNTCYARAAYRLAKEDQFGAKTVFDIAPAYLSAKSGAELRQSLL
- the lysA gene encoding diaminopimelate decarboxylase, which produces MKLTQHMQVVNNELNIADIPVSRLKEEYGTPLYIYDQKGIKDQAKTFINGFHSKKFTTHIIYASKAFLNLYIAQLINEQGCYLDAVSGGEIYTLLAAGVPGEKIYFHGNNKTESEIILALEQGIGTFVIDSQTDFYKVEKIVKSLNKQAKVLLRINPGIEASTHKYIQTSRDDSKFGMSSHDEDTVALVKEMVKSDWFDFAGFHCHIGSQILEERFFFEEADLMLGFCRQMEEETGCQVREINLGGGFGVYYSQADRPFDYEKFLQSYIQVIEAAINQYGLEHIDTVSIEPGRALINDFGTALYSVGGVKHTLAGKPFVFVDGGMSDNIRPALYQAKYEAALANRMNDEVEGEYRVAGKLCETGDQLVQDAPLPEARIGDLLVIPRVGAYTYTMSSNYNRLGRPALVFVEDGQSYLAVKRESYQDLLRNDYNYKNKED
- a CDS encoding MFS transporter, whose protein sequence is MENKKKAVISSIIASGTDDLNVMFLSFSMASIISEFSLSGAQAGAIATITNLGMLLGGLIFGYLGDRYHKLNILKITLLIFSLASGAIAFAPSITMLYILRFIAGVGVGGEYGIALGIMAQIVPVHKMGRISALNGVAGQVGSITSAALAGLFLSHLGWRGLFLFGLAPLLLVLYMQVAIKDEKEFYPVKNDSALDKSEKINFAVLFKDLRTSYQTIALMLMCTVQIAGYFGMMNWLPTIMQEQAGLSVQGSSLWMISTIVGMSLGMVVFGRLFDQFGPRLMFGAFLLASAFGVYLFSQITSPLGMLFGGAMMGFFVNGMFPGYGATVSYLYPKSVQSMANNLILNVGRAVGGFSSMIIGIIMEHGNVTMVMLFLSCLYIFSFVVMLTIPGIKQKSFKKVYAQ
- the phoU gene encoding phosphate signaling complex protein PhoU, with product MKKTQLRKAFVEELKTLDGQFTRMGIDTTKAIEEAVDALLNHDNEAAEKVIKNDEKINAYEVAIDKECFRLISLQSPIGDELRFIISIIKASADLERMGDHAVSIAKGALRIADEPRLENIESDLEIMTDTVIEMAELAVNAFVTRNDQQAKAAAEMDAKVDHYFDKLIPQVVSDMKKDNSLVVTGASYISMISNLERMGDYVTNLCERIIYLDEGKVVDLNG